A stretch of the Leptolyngbya sp. FACHB-261 genome encodes the following:
- a CDS encoding GNAT family N-acetyltransferase: MTVFVETERLLLRQFTVDDVDHLFELDSDPDVIRFTPNAGQLPDRVAIQTQVLPKFLAYYKKYEGYGVWAAVEKSSQQFIGWFFLRPAIDAPYFDPTLANPSDTELGYRLRKTAWGKGYATEGVQSLLLKGFSEFEMQRVAAVALSANLASLRVLEKVGLKLQARLFYEALGQEVMVYALAKDEFSLGSGSTAVKPL; this comes from the coding sequence ATGACAGTGTTTGTGGAAACGGAGCGTTTGCTCCTACGTCAGTTTACAGTTGATGATGTAGATCATCTATTTGAGCTAGATAGCGATCCTGATGTTATCCGCTTCACTCCTAATGCCGGGCAGTTGCCAGACCGCGTAGCTATCCAGACTCAAGTTCTTCCTAAATTTCTGGCCTATTACAAGAAATATGAAGGTTACGGGGTTTGGGCCGCAGTCGAAAAATCAAGTCAGCAATTTATCGGCTGGTTTTTCTTAAGACCTGCAATAGATGCACCTTACTTTGACCCTACATTAGCGAATCCTAGTGATACTGAGTTGGGGTATCGCTTGCGAAAGACCGCTTGGGGGAAAGGTTATGCAACAGAGGGAGTTCAATCGCTTCTTCTTAAAGGGTTCTCCGAGTTTGAGATGCAGCGTGTTGCTGCAGTTGCCTTATCTGCAAATCTAGCTTCCCTACGAGTTCTAGAGAAAGTCGGCTTGAAACTTCAGGCAAGACTGTTTTACGAAGCATTGGGCCAGGAGGTCATGGTGTATGCCCTGGCTAAGGACGAGTTCAGTTTAGGAAGTGGCTCTACGGCCGTCAAACCCCTATAA
- a CDS encoding antibiotic biosynthesis monooxygenase, producing the protein MILEVAILDVRPNMTAEFEEAFSTAATIISSSPGYISHELQRCLETTNRYILLVRWQTLEAHTVGFRKSSAYQEWRRLLHHFYEPFPTVEHYEIVSLK; encoded by the coding sequence ATGATTCTAGAAGTTGCCATCCTTGATGTTAGACCTAATATGACTGCTGAATTTGAGGAGGCTTTCTCAACAGCTGCCACTATTATCAGTTCCAGCCCAGGTTACATCTCGCATGAACTTCAACGGTGCCTGGAAACTACAAATCGTTATATCTTGTTAGTGCGCTGGCAGACTTTAGAAGCTCATACTGTTGGGTTTCGAAAGTCGTCGGCATATCAGGAGTGGCGCCGGTTGCTACATCACTTCTACGAGCCATTCCCAACCGTGGAGCACTATGAGATTGTTTCGCTAAAATGA